Proteins from one Salmo salar chromosome ssa07, Ssal_v3.1, whole genome shotgun sequence genomic window:
- the LOC106608686 gene encoding dr1-associated corepressor translates to MPSKKKKYNARFPPARIKKIMQTDEEIGKVAAAVPVIISRALELFLESLLTKACQVTQSRNAKTMTTSHLKQCIELEQQFDFLKDLVAAVPDMQGEGEENHAEGGEKAARRGRKPGSGRKNGGARSKGKDKKLSDTESEQEDDSEDSETDGDEEDGSQSSTNLQPQSRFHSPDTIPPQYLHMGTAHGGLAMSLGSFAPHPSLMGTAPPPPPSMPHKDDDDDDEDYDS, encoded by the exons ATGCCCAGCAAAAAGAAGAAATATAACGCCAGATTCCCTCCG GCCAGGATTAAGAAGATTATGCAGACTGATGAAGAGATAGGCAAAGTGGCTGCCGCAGTTCCTGTCATCATAT CACGAGCTCTGGAGCTGTTCCTGGAGTCTCTCCTGACGAAAGCCTGTCAAGTCACCCAGTCCCGGAACGCAAAAACAATGACAACGTCACACTT aaAACAGTGCATTGAGCTGGAGCAGCAGTTTGACTTCCTGAAGGACCTGGTAGCAGCAGTACCAGACATGCAGGGCGAGGGAGAGGAGAACCACGCAGAGGGGGGGGAAAAAGCTGCACGCAG AGGTCGAAAGCCGGGGTCAGGCCGCAAGAACGGAGGAGCCCGCTCCAAGGGCAAAGACAAGAAACTATCAGACACAGAGTCGGAGCAAGAG GATGACTCTGAGGACAGCGAGACAGATGGGGATGAGGAGGACGGTTCTCAGTCAAGCACAAACCTGCAGCCGCAATCCCGATTCCACAG CCCAGACACCATACCACCTCAGTACCTCCACATGGGCACCGCACACGGGGGCCTGGCCATGTCCCTGGGCTCCTTTGCCCCCCACCCCTCGCTGATGGGCACCGCACCCCCGCCTCCCCCATCCATGCCGCACAaagacgacgacgacgacgatgaAGACTATGACTCTTAG
- the cssa07h11orf68 gene encoding UPF0696 protein C11orf68 homolog yields MEDVQVEEDVPKEGAEVENPEPLSAESYAAESMAADTDPWIIFDSRKTPAAEFDGWLETNRPSQVGRFGDEASGKGPVGWIAVLGPGHCPATGDVIGLQASWERLLTSGRTITFQTVKELALNHGVLTGKWLMHLDSGFKVDHAWECVARAALEGKIFQTKVSPRDPKSDRKHVICSYNKDFTDENEVMRLDAVIRATGVKCLLSFKPDVYTYLGIYRNNRWNLCPTIYESKYDLECVPRRSHIINKVTNLEVT; encoded by the coding sequence ATGGAGGATGTTCAGGTGGAGGAAGATGTCCCAAAGGAGGGTGCAGAGGTGGAGAACCCAGAGCCTTTATCTGCAGAGAGCTATGCAGCAGAATCCATGGCTGCAGACACAGACCCCTGGATCATATTTGACTCTCGCAAAACGCCTGCAGCTGAGTTTGACGGCTGGCTGGAGACCAACAGGCCATCCCAGGTGGGGCGTTTCGGGGACGAGGCGAGTGGTAAAGGACCTGTGGGGTGGATCGCTGTGTTGGGCCCGGGCCACTGCCCTGCCACAGGGGACGTCATTGGACTCCAGGCAAGCTGGGAGAGGCTGCTGACCAGCGGGAGAACCATCACCTTCCAGACTGTGAAGGAACTGGCACTGAACCACGGGGTGCTCACCGGCAAGTGGCTGATGCACCTGGACTCAGGCTTCAAGGTGGACCATGCCTGGGAGTGTGTGGCCAGAGCAGCCCTGGAAGGGAAGATCTTCCAGACCAAGGTGAGCCCGCGCGACCCCAAGTCTGACCGTAAGCACGTCATCTGTTCCTATAACAAGGACTTCACAGACGAGAACGAGGTGATGAGGCTGGATGCAGTCATCCGGGCAACGGGGGTCAAGTGCTTGCTGTCCTTCAAGCCGGATGTTTACACTTACCTGGGTATTTACCGCAACAACCGCTGGAATCTCTGCCCCACCATCTACGAGAGCAAGTACGACCTGGAGTGTGTGCCCCGGCGTTCCCACATCATCAACAAAGTCACCAATCTGGAGGTTACCTAG
- the LOC106608684 gene encoding putative transcription factor p65 homolog produces the protein MDGMYGWGQPPLNQGNSFIEIIEQPKPRGMRFRYKCEGRSAGSIPGEKSNDTTKTHPAIKVHNYNGPLRVRVSLVTKNPPHKPHPHELVGKDCKHGYYEADLQERRVHSFQNLGIQCVKKKDVNEAVSCRLQTQNNPFNIPEAKVWEEEFDLNAVRLCFQASITLPTGELHPLEPVVSQPIYDNRAPNTAELKICRVNRNSGSCRGGDEIFLLCDKVQKEDIEVRFFQDSWEGKGTFSQADVHRQVAIVFRTPPFYDTNLTEPIRVKMQLRRPSDREVSEPMDFQFLPSDPDEYRLIEKRKRTEGMFQNLKLGSISVAMPAERPFNTARRTVAAKPVASQPVNPVAPPRATSVKPQPYYDSPQPGQLFQTQPKAEPSSSTPAETWKFLNSLTLDSQHKATPVARFTTNPQASAATSQAFPTVNLSDLHGFTFSTFASPQEPVSAAATPEPTSTFGVQDSQFRVDGPMVDEELPEFPSFSEVHQSGTLDSINIDDFQAMLVQSGLAGEGPGNSRVSVSQAPCHLPATNPVVNNSCGGSTWMNYPNSIVNLLQSEGMVDSSPGNSSQPAVLDDLDVFSSIDEDRLMSILNSGN, from the exons ggaaTTCTTTCATAGAGATCATTGAGCAGCCCAAGCCCAGAGGCATGAGGTTCAGGTACAAGTGTGAGGGGCGCTCGGCGGGCAGCATCCCGGGAGAGAAGAGCAACGATACCACCAAGACACACCCCGCCATCAAG GTGCACAACTACAATGGTCCCCTGCGTGTCCGTGTCTCcttggtgaccaagaacccgccTCACAAGCCCCACCCTCACGAGCTGGTGGGGAAAGACTGCAAACATGGCTACTATGAGGCAGACCTGCAGGAGAGACGAGTACACAG TTTTCAGAACCTGGGCATTCAGtgtgtgaagaaaaaggatgtgAACGAAGCAGTTTCCTGTAGACTGCAGACCCAAAACAACCCCTTCAACA TTCCCGAGGCGAAGGTGTGGGAGGAGGAGTTTGACCTGAATGCAGTGAGGCTTTGTTTCCAGGCCTCGATCACTCTACCTACCGGTGAACTCCACCCTCTGGAGCCCGTGGTGTCTCAGCCCATCTATGACAACA gagCACCCAACACAGCAGAATTGAAGATCTGTCGAGTGAACAGAAACTCTGGGAGCTGCAGAGGAGGGGACGAGATCTTCCTACTCTGTGACAAAGTGCAAAAAG AGGACATCGAGGTACGGTTCTTCCAGGACTCGTGGGAGGGGAAGGGCACCTTCTCCCAGGCGGACGTCCACAGGCAGGTGGCCATCGTGTTCCGTACCCCGCCCTTCTACGACACCAACCTGACTGAGCCAATCAGAGTGAAGATGCAGCTCCGCAGGCCCTCGGACCGCGAGGTCAGCGAGCCAATGGACTTCCAATTCCTGCCCTCCGACCCAG ATGAATATAGACTGATAGAGAAGCGAAAACGGACAGAGGGAATGTTCCAGAATCTGAAGCTGGGGTCCATATCAG TGGCCATGCCAGCAGAGAGGCCTTTCAACACTGCCAGAAGAACAGTCGCCGCCAAGCCAGTAGCTAGCCAGCCTG TGAACCCAGTGGCGCCCCCTCGTGCCACCTCTGTGAAGCCCCAGCCGTACTACGACAGCCCCCAGCCTGGCCAGCTGTTCCAAACCCAGCCCAAAGCAgagccctcctcctccactccagcAGAGACCTGGAAGTTCCTCAACAGCCTGACCTTGGACTCCCAACACAAAGCCACCCCCGTGGCCCGATTCACCACCAACCCCCAGGCATCTGCAGCCACCTCACAGGCCTTCCCCACCGTCAACCTGTCGGACCTCCACGGCTTCACCTTCTCCACCTTTGCTAGTCCCCAGGAGCCAGTGAGCGCAGCCGCTACCCCAGAGCCCACCTCTACCTTCGGGGTCCAGGATTCCCAGTTCAGGGTGGATGGCCCCATGGTGGATGAGGAGCTACCCGAGTTCCCCAGCTTCTCTGAGGTCCACCAGTCAGGGACACTAGATAGCATAAACATCGACGACTTCCAGGCTATGCTGGTCCAGAGTGGTCTGGCTGGAGAGGGGCCAGGGAACAGTAGGGTGTCGGTCTCTCAGGCACCCTGCCACTTACCTGCCACCAACCCTGTGGTCAACAACAGCTGTGGCGGCAGCACCTGGATGAACTACCCCAACAGCATCgtgaacctgctccagagtgaggGCATGGTCGACAGTTCTCCTGGCAACTCCAGCCAGCCGGCCGTCCTCGACGACCTGGACGTCTTCAGCTCCATAGACGAAGACCGTCTCATGTCCATCCTGAACAGTGGCAACTAG